A region of the Equus quagga isolate Etosha38 chromosome 11, UCLA_HA_Equagga_1.0, whole genome shotgun sequence genome:
TTATTTCCACATCTATTTATCTggatgtttatttatatttatctcatGAATCCATACTGCTAACTAGGACTCCAATCCAGCCACAGGGTTCGttctactctttctctttttttgtttgtaacttctttctctgaTAGAAAGAAATTAGCTCTCATTATCTACCATGTACTTCTTTTGTCAACCCTAGTACACAAATAAAGTAGTTTTAGAATTCCTAACTCCTTCTTCCATGAGAGATATCTTCATCAATTGGAGTTCATATCTATGCATGGTTCTTTTTGTCTTCGGCCTTGTAGTATTAAGTCAAAGCTCTGTTCTATAAACTTTCACTGCAGTTCACTCTGTTTATCCCTCTTCTTTTTGGGTAGCAACCTTTCATGTTATTGTgatcatatattttacttctgcaTGTGCTAAAAACCatataagacattattttaaatagttaatactcttttatatttcttcatatagTTACACTctctcatgtttttctttcaatctaTGCTTTCACTTGGTATCATTTTCGCtcagcttgaagaacttcctttcctatttcttgTAGTCCTGTTCTGGTGTCAACAAACCCTTTCATCTTTTGTTTGACTGAAAATGTTTGtacttcaccttcatttttggAGAATATAAACTCTGGGTACTGAATTCCaggttgacaattttttttaatttcagcttttataAGGTGTCATTACAATACCTCATGACCTTTGTAGTTTATGTCCACAAGTCAACCCAGCCTTACTGTGCTTCTTTGAAGgtaatgtgtgtttttttctggcagttttatgaattttttctttgtcattgattttcaCCAGCTTGACCATCATGGGCTTAGCTAtagctttctttgtctttattctgGCTCACGTTCTTTGAGCTTCTTCAACGCCATCTTTGTTTGACTATATGTCTTTGGCTGTATCCAtccaaaaaatacatttctggaaattcttggaaattatctcttcaaatactttttcttcccctcttgcttctctctttctgtgcccTTAATTTAGGTTATTTGACCCAGATCCAGACTCTTacattcttgttcttttcttctctctctcttcagtttagacattttcttttgactttgtgAGGATACTAATCCTATCTTATGCTGTTTCTAGTGTTAACACCCATCCAGTGGGCACTTAATATCAGATACTATATATGTATTTCAAGAGTGTCtatttgattctatttttaaagattcacatTCACTGTTGAAATCCTCTTTTTAACCACTTTGTTCAATTTCcccttattttctttaatatattaatcatagttattttaaagtacttttctGCTAACTCTAATATCTGGATGATGTATGGATTTACTTCTATTGTCTAGTTTTTAGTTATTATAATTGGTCCCCTTTTTATTGACACTATGCATATATCATTTTTGTTGTATATAAATGGACTCTAGAGGCTCCAGCTGATATTTTGCCCAGAGAGTATTTACCCTTTCCTAAGTTAGGCAGAATGCATGCAGAGTTGACTATATCAACCAGTCAGACACTGAGCTGAGTCAAGGCTAATTTGCAATCAGACTCAGGCCATCTGCGATTCATCCTGTTTTTTGGGCCTTGCCATCCTGGCCTTTTGGTTGAGAGCCTGGAAGATCTCTGTCTCCTCAGGGAAGACCAGTCCTGTGTTTAATGTGGGCCCCACCTCTCCAGAGGGACTTTCGCTTCTAAGCACTCCAAAACTGTGTGGAATttcaattttcctcttagaaGTTTCCTACACACTCCCCTGGTCTCTTATTTTGCTGCAACACATAGCAAATATCCACAGGGAAAACGGGCCTTGCATTTGGGGCTCTTCTAGATTCAAAACTGTCACACTGGTCCCAATGACTATCAAAAGCtttgcttgtttctcttttcctagtaaaatccctctgcctggaccaaGTCTAATCTACAACTTGTGCCCAGGATCAGCAAATgcctcaagaaaataaaacaggcagCAATCATCAGCTCATCTGGgaattgcttttccttctctgggaTTTTAGTTTGTCTAATTCTTCTTGATTCCACAGCAGTtcaaactttataaaatatgatttttaaaatctacaacTTTTCCAGTTGTTTCTTTTGGAATCTTGACCCGTCTTGGTCTCCTATATTTTACTCAGAGCAGAACCcatttctcagaatttctgaACCTGTAACAGATTGAGATTAGTTTCTGAAATACAATTGAAGCTGTACAATGTAATACTCAAAAAGTGTTAATGGCTGTGTTTTCAACAGTGTGGAAAAAACCTGTCTACAGTGAAATAGAGGAAATGTCAACATGCAGACAGCAACCAGCAGACAAAGGAGAGAGCAGTGATGGTGTTCCAGAATGCTGGCTGTTCCTAAGCCTTAGCTGCAATACCTTCTTTATCCAAAGCCTGGTGGTTCAATACCTCTTTTGATTTTGAGGGGCTCTACTCTCTTTGAAAcaaattctcttttttgcttttaggtATGATTAAATTGCAATAGAAGTTTTAATTAATACTATACTTCATACTACTACATGTGTTAGCACAAAGAATAatgttgttgttattgtcactatcttaggtttttattttttatttttattttttttttttaaagattttatttttcccttgttctccccaaagccccctggtacatagttgtatattcttcattgtgggtccttctagtagtggcatgtgggacgctgcctcagcgtggtttgatgagcagtgccacgtctgcgcccaggattcgaactgatgaaacactgggctgcctgcagtggagcacgcgaacttaaccactcggtcacggggccagccccaggtttttattttttaagtttaccCTGGATTTCCTTGGCTATTTTGCAGTAATGATGACAGTTGTGACATCTTGCTGCATTCAACCTGCTTACCTGACATAGTTAGTCATCCATTTCTAGTGTGATGCTTCTAATTTTCAGGGGCCTTGGCAATCACATAGCCATACACAGTAGAAGTGTACATAAAGTAAGAAGAAGTGAGATCTGAATGAGGTTAGGAGGAGCTCTTTCATGCCTAAAGTACAAAAGTTTTAGTGCATTGAATTTAGATTTACTTTTGTTTACATTCCTGGTTTTGACAAGTTCTTAGTAGATGAACTTGCCAAACTGTTGATTTTTCATTGATTAGATATTCTTTAAAGAACtgtatttgaataattttctcaCCAGGAATAGGcctctttttctttggtgagttACTGACCCATAGTGGGGAGAAAAGTCAGTTATGCTCAAGAcacaggcaaaaagaaaatcaattaaatttttCAGGTTACTTTTCTAACTGATACTCAAAATAACATGGCtaaaaatggagaacagagaCTATCACTGTATTTAACACATTACATCCATAAAGTTTAACAAAACtttattgttctgttttttactcaatgtgtatatatgtatacgtggTAGGCTTTGGAGGAAGTGTTAAGGAtaaggagacagggaaggagaggaagtgggaaaagaaaaagatggtagataagataggaaaaataaaagcacaccCTGAAGGAAGGGAAGCCAAGAAGTTTCTTGGGCAAGGGCTTAGTCTGGTTTCTCTCCAGGCTGTGGACTTCAGAATACTCAGAGGGTGGAGGTTTGCTGGCCTAACATACTCATGGTGCACAATTTTCCACCTGATTTTTGCCACCACCGTCACCACCACCTCTCCCCACAAGAAAAATTTGAAGGCACCTAACAGAAGATTATTCTGGAGATGTAAACAGCTATGAGCTGTGATACCACCCCACAGGAAGGATGAAATAAAGTCCCAGGCAGGATGGTTGAAAGGGCTGCCAATGCTGAGCTGTGTGGCTGACTCAGTGTAGACTATTGGTAAAGAGTTGGACCTTGAAATCAGAAAGACTTAGATTTTAAAACCAGTTGTATAACTTACCAGCTATCTGCCTTTGgcaaagttacttaaattctctaagcttcaacttcctcatctagaaaataaagatgaTCATGACAACTCCCAGTGCAGTTATAagaattgaatgaaagaatgtatGTGGAACGTGCAGTGTAAGGCTTAGCACAGTGCTCCATAAACGATAATgcttttattcattaattatagGTGAAGAAGCAATAGAACAGCTTGGTTGTGTTTTTGCAAGACTGGAACTAATCACACAAAGTTATGGAATTTTTCCTAgtttgaaaaaaagcaaaacccaactTCTATTGCTTCTTTCCTCAGGCCAGTGGACAACTTCAGTATCAAAttgtttgatttgatttttcaGGAGAGACTTCATCCCGAGCAGAGCTACCTAATGATGCTGCCAACTTAAAGAAGCCAGTTGTTTCTAAGTTTGGCAGCTTCACTGCCATTGTTTTTCCATCCAAGGATTTCTTATTATTCCCGTTTAACCCACTGTTTGtccaagaagaaaaattcaaTGCCCATCCCCCCTGCACAAtctctgcttttatgattttAAGCTTTAGGTTAGAAATTTTCTCCTAAGACCTAGGTCTTCAGCAGGAAATATGTGATTGAGACCTCGGTCGGGAGTTAGCTCTTCCACTATTTAGAACTGGGCTAGCTTTGAACCAGCACTAATCTACCTGTTGTGGGTATTTGTTCAAAGTAGCAAATTGGCTATTACTACAGAGACAAACATTAAAAAGTGTTTAAGTTATATATATTTGCTCAAATTTTTGTCTGCATTCTTCTTTAAATACAGATATAGGTTACACACCATTTGTATTCATACATAAACACTAGGAGCATTACTAATTCTCAGGGATTAATTATGCAAGTCTAGCACTTAGAGAATAAAGcacctagttttattttttggcaagGCTTAAAAACCACTTATCAGGCACACAGCACATAAGTTGCATGACACAGATACCAAGTCAAAGTCCCAATGTGTGGtcaatgaatttaaaaaggaatctGGGCCTCAGAGGGTCTAGTAACCCCCAGAAGTTGTCtgcaaaaattgtatatatatatataggtctGTCTGTACGTAAGTATATGTTCATTTATCTGAACATTTCCATAGTTTCATCAAGCAAGACACAAGACTTGCAATTTTATTACTACCAATAAACTTTTTAAGGACTAGTTACTGGAGGAAATTTAAGAGGAACCAAGAAACTGGCTACCACCACTCATGAGGATGTTGTACAGAGCTCAAGGTCTCCTGCTGATCATTTCCCGggtaagagtttaaaaaaaacaaaaacggtGACCACAGATTGAGGAAGCAGGACTTGCAAGAAGAAGTAGCTTGCCAGGTGCCCACATTTTGTGGTTAGGGACTGCTTGTGGACTATGCAAGTGACCAGGATGGAGGTGTGAGATTGCATTTTCCTTTATGAAAGGAGCAAAGCGACTAGAGCATGAGTGTTCTAGCTTTATTTCAGCAAAGATAAACGCACAAATACTTCCTTTGCTCCTCCTGTGCCCAGACTCTTTTAAGACTCACTTTCTGGGAAATGCAGTAAGACTCCAGGGATGCTGCAAGCAAGATCCCAGTGCCCCAGACCAGAGGGGCTGCCTAGCTTCCAGCCAGCACAGCGGACTTGCAGCAAGCTCTGTGAGTTGTCTGTGGGGTCGCGCTGAGGCGGAGGCGGCTTCTGTTCTCAGCGTTGGGTCTAGTTAGCGCGCCTCGCCCGCCGCAAACTTCCAAGCGTGCGCCTCGTGTTTCACCGCGTCCGCAGCATCCTTCTAGCATAGGCGAGGTCTCTGAGCGGTGATTCTTCTCTGGTACCTGGGCAGCTCACCACCGTGTCAGGCTTCGCATACATCACAGGCTTCACTGGGGTTTCAGCGCCATCCTCTATCTCCTCAGCTCCTGCTGCAAGTCCACCGGCGTGGAGCTGATGAGGGGAGTACATCAATTCACAGTTTTTGTGCCTCATGGTCAAACAGGAGCTTATTTCTACCCAACTAAGTCTTGCTGCGTTCTGGTACCTCATCTCGATCCCTGTTTCCTCCTTGCGCCTCATGCTGAGTCTGTGCGGGCTGACTTTCCCGAAATCTTCAAGGGGAGTTCCTCCCGGCGCGGCTGAGGACTGCGGAGGGGGCTCGCGGACCGCAGGGCGCCGCGGCGGAGGCGGCTGTGAAGGTTCCCGGCTGTCTTGCGTGTTTCACACACGTGCGCCCATGTGCAAACACctacattttatgtgttttaaagtCCGAAAGGAGTGAGTGAAATACGTGAGTCAAGTTAATGAAAAGTGGTTCTCCACTAAACTCTCTGTCTTTATGAAGGCTGAGTGTGTTCACGCAATTCTTAACCAAAGAGGGGAACACTCAAACTCCGCCCAGAGGTGGCAGATTCCACTCAGGGTCGGGGACTCTGCGGAGCAACGAAAACGAGGCTGGAGAAAGCCACAGGTACCCCTCATTGCTAAAGCCAAACCCTAGGAGGAGCAagtgtttttctcctttgcatgCTCCtgaagcagaaattttaaaaagaaacgcTGCCTGCAGCTGGTaaccttcctctctgcctttctccgCCTCGCATCCTTTCAACAATTCTCTCTAACCTTACCCCGCGCCTCGCCCGCAACCACACACACTGTTGCTCCATCCTGGCCAACGCCCCCACCTAGTGGTTTAGGCTCTCCTGCTTTGTTTCCTTCTGCTGTGGTTTCCAAGAGAGCGCCGCAGTTTACAAAATAAAGTCGTCTAGCTAGGCGCTTGATGTGGGTCGGTGGGATTGGAAGATGGGCAGGACCCCTTAAAATGTGGTGCAAAAGAGGCTTCAGGTTACTGGAGCGGTGCTGGGCGCCAGGgactggaggagaggaaagggaaggttGTGCGTGTAGTTTATCCCCAGCGTGCCTGCTGCAGCCCAGACCGCATCCAGAGGACGTCTTTGGAGAGCTGCCACCTAGTTAAAGGAGTACCTTCACTCTCAATGCCTGAACGTGTTTTATTTCCTTCGTAACGCTTAACGCTATAAGAAACTATGCTAAGTATTTACTGATTCATGTGGTTACTGCCTGCCTCTTCTAGAATGGAAACTGCTTGAAAAATGGGTCTGCGTCTACCCCGCTGGCCTCTTCTATCCCTGATGCCCAGGAGAATTCccgcacagagtaggcactctaTTTCTGCCTGCCAGCCTGGCTTAGAGATGCGGGAATTAAGGCAACTCGGGTTAGGGTTGTGTCACCTCGGGTAAAAAGCTCTTCTTGAATTTCAAAGGACCTCGATTACCCTTCTAAAGCTGAATGGATGGGCCAGATTATATCTGCCTCTAGAAGAaataattctctttaaaatatgctTACAGTTAACCTGATAAATTCAAGTAAAGCTTAGTTTTTATTGGATGCATTCTACCTGCCAAACACTGAGCTAGGGCAGGGATAACATAGTTGGGTCACTTAGCTCTTAGGGCTGAAAATGCATTGTCCTTTCCTGCTGCTTTTCTTTGCGCTGTCTCTGACTTGTACTTCCACCCTACATTTGTTTCTGTTAAGGTTGGAGGAGGAACTGAGTACAGGCGTCTGCTCCGCTGTCCTAGGTACTGGTATTGCTTGGTGCCGCATATGGCTGATTTCCTGATATATTTGTTGAGGGTGAAGGGACGCACTGATGGTGCTGGTGGTGATGGCTCCAGagcccgtttttttttttttaatttattttattgatgtcatattggtttataaggtgaaaatttcaggtgtactttattgtatttcagcttctgtacaCACTGGATCGTgttcactaccaatagtctagttttcatcttGAATCCTGATGGCCTCCTTTCCAGGCGGGCTGTGGGAGGAAACGTGCTCACTGAACTGCTGAGCTGCTGGGCGGAGGGTGGAGCGCAAGGTTTAATTTCACATACAGTGGGCTTCTGTTTGTgatacttttacatttttgcagacagcttttactttttcttttttcccctgttgaTTCAGGGATTAAAGGGGAGGGATTGAATGAAAAGCACGGATTTCTAAAGCAGGTATGAAAAATTAGTTTGTATTGTACCGAGTTAAGTATGACTTAAAGCCTGAAGTATAAAATGCACTATTGGCCATTTCCTTCTAAGGCGGTATTACTGGCGCCTCCTTCTAACCTGGGTGTGGCCCGCAGGGCTGGATAGAATTCCAGAGTGAGAGGTCAGAGACTGGGGCTGGCTCCACCTAGCACTGGCCAGCcgaggcggggtgggggtgggggggagggcggCCGAGGGAGGGGGATAGGTCGGAGCCTAGGAAGGAAAGTGGGGTCTGTGCCTGTGCCCGCGGCTCAGGGCGTGGGTGTAAGTGGAGGGGCGCGCAGCAGCTCGGAAGAGGACGGAAGCAAGGACAGGACGCCCTCATCCCCATTCCCGGGCCAAACTGCGGCGGCTGGGTGTCGGGATCCCGAGAGGGGCCAGGGGGATGGGAAGTGGGGACAGAGGGCGGTAGGACCGGGCGGGAGCTTCCTTGGCCAGGGAGGGAAccgggagggaggaaagggggcagggagagagaaaaaatgaaggtGATGGGAAGCGGGCGTCTGCACTCGCCGCGCCGCACGAGTTGCACGGCTCCGGCGGACCGGACCTGGACTCTATAAAAGGAGCCCACCTGCTCCGCGGCTCACACGCTCCTCCCGGGCTGGCGCACGCAgcctccctccagctctcccAGACACCTGCCCCTGGCGGGCGTGCCGCGCCGGGTCCCCCAAACCCGTGCGCCCAGAGACATGGCTCCGAGTGGTGCCCGTGGGACCGAGGTGGCGGCGGCGCGGTGCAAGCAGCCGCAGCCCCCGGCCCCGAGTCCCCCCTCGTGCGGCCCCGTCTCCGCGGGGCAGCTCGCCGGAGTGGCCAAGGCTTGAAAAGAAGGGAGGGCAGAGCTCTGGCGCAAAGAGCGGCGCAGCCCGGCTCGCAGACTTCACCCCACCCAGCTCGGGCGGCTGCAGCTGCCGCAGGAAActgccccaggctggggaggggggcgggaATGCAAGACCAAGACTCCTCGCGGGCCTGCAAGCTTTGGTCTCGACAGCTGAGAAACTCCTGTGGGCCAAGTCTGCAGATTAAGGAGCGCCCGGGTTAGGAGACTCTCAACCCCGAGCACTTGGGGTAAGAGACCGCACCTGGCTGATGCTCCCTCCTCAAAACACGGCGCTCGGCCACTAGACGCCCGGCTTGGAGCAGGAGAGGAGCGGGGCTCGGTAGGCCAGTCCTTAGCAACCCAGGGCTAAGACGGGGCGTGGAGAGGAGCAGCCAGAGACGCGGCGGCCGCGCCGGGCACACTGGAAGCGCAGCGGACGTGTCCGCCTGCCTCGCCCGCCTCGCCCTTGACCTCTACTTTCAGCTGGGAACCTGGGTGCAGGGGTAATTAAGGGACCCAGGGAACTGACTAGCAACCGAGGGATAAGACTGTGGTCTCCTCCACGGTCCTTCCGCCCTCTTCCTCGTCCGCTCCATGCCTGAGAGCTGTGCTCTGGGGCCAGGGCGAGGAGAGACATGGAGGAAACGCGCGCTCAGTgcgccccgccgccgcccgcgggCTCCCAGACTGGGGTTTCTCAAGTCAACCTCTCCGCCGCTCCCTCCCACAACTGCAGCACCGAGGGCTACGTTTACCAGGACTCCGTCGCCCTGCCCTGGAAAGTGCTGCTCGTCGTGCTGCTGGCGCTCATCACCTTGGCCACCACGCTCTCCAACGCATTTGTGATCGCCACTGTGTACCGGACGCGGAAGCTGCATACCCCGGCCAACTACCTGATCGCCTCCCTGGCTGTCACTGACCTGCTCGTATCCATCCTGGTGATGCCCATCAGCACCATGTATGTGGTCACCGGCCGCTGGACGCTGGGCCAGGTGGTCTGCGACTTCTGGCTGTCGTTTGATATCACCTGTTGCACTGCTTCCATCCTGCACCTCTGTGTCATCGCCCTGGACCGCTACTGGGCCATCACGGACGCCGTGGAGTACTCAGCTAAAAGGACTCCCAAGAGGGCGGCAGTCATGATCGCGCTGGTGTGGgtcttctccatctccatctcgCTGCCGCCCTTCTTTTGGCGCCAGGCCAAAGCCGAGGAAGAAGTGTTGGACTGTTTGGTGAACACCGACCACATCCTCTACACGGTCTACTCCACGGTGGGCGCTTTCTActtccccaccctgctcctcaTCGCCCTCTACAGCCGCATCTATGTGGAAGCCCGCTCCCGGATTTTGAAACAGACGCCCAATAGGACCGGCAAGCGTCTGACCCGAGCCCAGCTGATGACCGACTCCCCCGGGTCCACGTCCTCGGTCACCTCCATTAACTCGCGGGCTCCCGACGTGCCCAGCGAGTCGGGGTCTCCTGTGTACGTGAACCAAGTCAAAGTGCGAGTCTCCGACGCTCTAGTGGAGAAGAAGAAACTCATGGCCGCTAGGGAGCGCAAAGCCACCAAAACCCTGGGGATCATTCTGGGAGCGTTTATTGTGTGTTGGCTGCCCTTCTTCATCATCTCCTTGGTGATGCCGATTTGCAAGGATGCCTGTTGGTTCCACTTGGCCATCTTTGACTTTTTCACGTGGCTGGGCTATCTGAACTCCCTCATCAACCCCATCATCTATACCATGTCCAATGAGGACTTCAAACAAGCGTTCCATAAACTGATACGCTTTAAGTGCGCAAGTTGACTTGTCAATTGCAGTGGGGTCGCTTAAGCGGCCTTTGGGGACCATGTTGTGTCTGGTTCCACAGGTAGGTCGACTCTTCTTTCACTGTTACTGGGTCGGAGTGAGGCTCTCTCTTCTGGGCAAGGGAATGGATCCTGAGAAGCCAGGTCGGCCCTGAGAGAGTGCTCTGAAAGGAGAACTGTTCACACTGAAGATAGAGCCTCCTTGCCCAGGAGGAGGCTCCCTTCCTCCGCTCAAACCCCAGGTTCGGCACTGACCCTGCCGCGACCAATCACAAGGGGGGctgcaactttttaaaagtcatgatGGCAAAGGGATCCCTGCTCGGCCTTGGTATCCTGGATGATGCCCTCTAGAACCAGTGGTACTTGTAGTCGTTGTCTGAAGCCTTTCTGAGACAGATCTACGTACAGCCTGGCAGTGCTTGAACTAGACGCTTAATACCCTGAGTTTTGGGGAGAACTTTGTGTTACAGCTTCATTTAAGGACAGCTACTTTGGCATCCTTCAgtcttcagtttttgtttatttaaaccTGGTTGTAGAAACTTGTGGATTTGGTGCTTCAAACCCTATGTGTGGCTTGGATGGCACAGAGAAACCTTGAAGAGTTAACAGCAGAATTCTGATGTTAAgatctctatttttattataactgaAACTATATGGGGTGGGTGGGAATGGGAGATGGGGAGCGTGAAATTGAGAACCAACACATgtaattgtttgttttctgcagATTTGTAGTTTATAAATTCCTATTTAGCGATTGTCAAACTACATTTCTAACAACTCAAACAAAACATTATGTGTGCTAGTGCCAAAGTCTGcagattgctttatttttcttaatttcctggaCCTGtcattttacacatttaaatCCTCATAAATAGAGGATATGATGGGCGACTCAGCCCACACTGCTGCTATATATCTTATTAATGCAATTGACTGAACTGATGAGTGCTAGATGCACACTGCTCCTGAGCAAGAAGAGTATCTTTATTCCTTATCCAATTCAGTGAGATGCAAAGGAGACTGGTGAAATAGGAATGGTTCTTATACAATTAACGAATGGGGGCAAAAGGAGGATGTATATTTTGACTTGtaaaaaatcttaaatgcatGAGACTTTTTTCTGATAGTCATTTGCACTCTCCTTCCCATCTGTAATTCCTTTATGTGCTAACATATAAAGTCACCAAGAGAACTAGCTCCTTTCtccaaaaatcttcaaaattcaGTAAGAACCGTAAAAAactatattaaagaaaataaatggatagGAACAAAGATTGCTAGAAAACGACATGCAGGGACTTTAGAAAAGcttagagaagataaaattgagtCTATTTTCCTTGTAACTGATAGAATCAAACCTCAGACTTACTCTGCAGTCAGGTAACTGACAAGCTTTAGAACCTTGGAAATTGGTCACTGACCCAACACCCCAGTGAATAGGATATCAGTAATGCTTTAAATGTATCTGTCTTTTCAAATTTCAGTAATACTTAGGTGTTATCTCAAATTCACTCTGAGGACTCCCCAACACAGGGCAAGATTACACatggaaagataaaaaatgcattatctaaataaaaaaga
Encoded here:
- the HTR1B gene encoding 5-hydroxytryptamine receptor 1B, whose product is MEETRAQCAPPPPAGSQTGVSQVNLSAAPSHNCSTEGYVYQDSVALPWKVLLVVLLALITLATTLSNAFVIATVYRTRKLHTPANYLIASLAVTDLLVSILVMPISTMYVVTGRWTLGQVVCDFWLSFDITCCTASILHLCVIALDRYWAITDAVEYSAKRTPKRAAVMIALVWVFSISISLPPFFWRQAKAEEEVLDCLVNTDHILYTVYSTVGAFYFPTLLLIALYSRIYVEARSRILKQTPNRTGKRLTRAQLMTDSPGSTSSVTSINSRAPDVPSESGSPVYVNQVKVRVSDALVEKKKLMAARERKATKTLGIILGAFIVCWLPFFIISLVMPICKDACWFHLAIFDFFTWLGYLNSLINPIIYTMSNEDFKQAFHKLIRFKCAS